A window of Thermoplasmata archaeon genomic DNA:
GATCGCCGACGATGGACCAGACGAGCGGCACCAGCCCGAAGGAGAAGAGGAGGAGGAACACGACGCCGGTCCCGAGGACTCCTTTCTGGCGGCCGCTCCAGCGTTCCTTGAGGAGTGCGCGGCTCCGGTGGAACGCCTTCAGCGGTCCGATCCCCTCGAGGACCATCGTCGGCAAGACGAACAGCGTGGCGATCGGCCATCCGGACCCGAGGAGCCGCGACACGAGGCGGCCGCCCGCCTCGGAGCGGATCGAGGTGATTCGCAGGAGCACGCCCACGGTCGCGGCGAAGAACGACCACATCACGATCTGGGAGAAGCTCGCGTTCGCCGCGTAGATTCCGTCCATCACAGTGGGGCGCTCCCCTTGCAACCGGACGTACGCCGCGCCGATGATGGCCGCCATGAAGTACACCGACAGGAAGTACGTCACGAGGTACGCGACGAAGATCTCTTGGTAGAGGAAGCCGCTCGACGGCGATGCGGGCGGCAATCCGAGGGCGAGGAGACTGAGCACGACGATGAGCCAGACGAATCCCGTGAAGACGAGCGCGAAGAATGGGAGGGCCATGAGCCGCGGATTCGTCGCGAGGACCCGCAGGCTCGTCCCCGTGAGGTGGGCACCGTGGGCGAGCTGCGCGAGGAGCCCGCTCCTCGGAACGGAACCGTGACGAGTCTTCCGACCCCACTCCGTTGAGTGCATCCGCTCGCCGGAGCGTGCGGGCCCCGGATAAGCGTTTGTCAACGCGCCGGTTCGTCCTACCGAGGGTCTTCGAGGTGCCGCT
This region includes:
- a CDS encoding DUF6159 family protein gives rise to the protein MHSTEWGRKTRHGSVPRSGLLAQLAHGAHLTGTSLRVLATNPRLMALPFFALVFTGFVWLIVVLSLLALGLPPASPSSGFLYQEIFVAYLVTYFLSVYFMAAIIGAAYVRLQGERPTVMDGIYAANASFSQIVMWSFFAATVGVLLRITSIRSEAGGRLVSRLLGSGWPIATLFVLPTMVLEGIGPLKAFHRSRALLKERWSGRQKGVLGTGVVFLLLFSFGLVPLVWSIVGDPGNVGWTVAAVLYWLALSALWSVVDGILVVTLYHYATENEAAFGFSWQALNHPWIR